The Petropleomorpha daqingensis genome includes a window with the following:
- a CDS encoding lysylphosphatidylglycerol synthase domain-containing protein has product MRHRGASFWPPGRIRRPVDVPRLIASSLAALALAALAAFAPDAARTLAELIPVAHTDLTRALLSIVNVFASLTVLIALIVVVVDAIRFRRFALTSAVLACVVAVPLAVGVALLAHLASSAAHTLLLGEPHQSAGLPVTAVTALLVGADLHGRPWWARSRIALVIGIGCAMGLGSLTLVSAAYAVLVGTAAGLGVRVALGVLPARPPEDVVRSVLAGAGWQLTALEPIQEAAGRVRYAGERADGQPVRVTVVDPDRRGVTFGRRAWRLLRLRTAAVGRPALSLRGLLEQQALCAALAAAADVAAPKALALLAAGRALLLVEEPLAGRPLSATEIDLPCATAAMRELRRLHEAGLAHGAITAESVLVLPDGRAGFAHLGAAQPAATDLQRELDVVAMLVVVATSVGPDDAVAALRAGYRTEPVAETRLAALLQPLALPRKDRPPRRRHLLPELRTALTLGESAGGPAPRLERLSTRTVVSIAAGTLAAYLLIGQLGQIDLLGALQKAQPGWLALALLGSAITYVGSALALQAFVPVSLPLGTTALVQLASSFLTLVTPPAVGQVGLNLRYLQRASVPVATAAAVVAVKEFVTVLVTVPLLLLCGWLSGVSASRLTLLPSGDVLFVLGVVAAALAVLVVVPVTRRLLLRRLQPLLRQTLPQLIAAASDPRRLVLAITGVLVLNAGYVLAFDASLRAFGASLDLPTLVVVYLAASVLGSAAPTPGGLGAVEAALVGGLTAVGVPVAAALPAVLAFRTATFWLPAPLGYLAMIGLQRRGRL; this is encoded by the coding sequence GTGCGTCATCGGGGCGCCTCGTTCTGGCCGCCGGGCCGCATCCGCCGGCCGGTCGACGTCCCGCGGCTGATCGCCTCCTCCCTGGCGGCCCTGGCGCTTGCGGCGCTGGCCGCCTTCGCGCCGGACGCGGCCCGGACGCTGGCCGAGCTGATCCCGGTCGCGCACACCGACCTGACGCGGGCGCTGCTGTCGATCGTCAACGTGTTCGCCTCGCTCACCGTCCTGATCGCGCTGATCGTGGTGGTCGTCGACGCGATCCGGTTCCGCCGGTTCGCCCTGACCTCGGCGGTGCTGGCGTGCGTGGTCGCCGTGCCGCTCGCGGTGGGGGTGGCGCTGCTTGCGCACCTGGCGTCGTCCGCGGCGCACACGCTCCTGCTCGGTGAGCCGCACCAGTCGGCCGGCCTGCCGGTGACGGCGGTGACCGCGCTGCTCGTCGGCGCCGATCTGCACGGCCGGCCGTGGTGGGCGCGATCGCGGATCGCGCTCGTGATCGGGATCGGTTGCGCGATGGGCCTGGGCAGCCTGACGCTGGTCAGCGCGGCGTACGCCGTCCTGGTCGGGACGGCGGCCGGCCTCGGCGTGCGGGTGGCCCTCGGTGTGCTGCCGGCGCGGCCGCCGGAGGACGTCGTCCGCTCGGTGCTGGCCGGCGCCGGCTGGCAGCTGACCGCGCTCGAGCCGATCCAGGAGGCGGCCGGGCGGGTCCGGTACGCCGGGGAGCGGGCCGACGGGCAGCCGGTGCGGGTGACCGTGGTCGACCCCGACCGGCGGGGGGTGACGTTCGGCCGGCGCGCGTGGCGGCTGCTGCGCCTGCGGACCGCCGCGGTCGGCCGCCCGGCGCTGTCGCTGCGCGGACTGCTCGAGCAGCAGGCGCTGTGCGCGGCCCTCGCGGCGGCTGCCGACGTCGCGGCGCCCAAGGCGCTGGCGCTGCTCGCGGCCGGGCGCGCACTGCTGCTGGTGGAGGAGCCGCTCGCCGGCCGGCCGCTGTCGGCCACCGAGATCGACCTGCCCTGCGCGACCGCTGCGATGCGCGAGCTGCGGCGGCTGCACGAGGCCGGTCTCGCGCACGGCGCGATCACCGCGGAGTCGGTGCTCGTGCTGCCCGACGGCCGGGCCGGGTTCGCGCACCTCGGCGCCGCGCAGCCCGCGGCCACCGACCTGCAGCGCGAGCTGGACGTCGTGGCGATGCTCGTCGTCGTGGCCACGTCGGTCGGTCCGGACGACGCGGTCGCCGCACTGCGCGCCGGCTACCGGACCGAACCGGTGGCGGAGACCCGGCTGGCGGCGCTGCTGCAGCCGCTCGCGCTCCCGCGCAAGGACCGGCCGCCCCGTCGCCGGCACCTGCTGCCGGAGCTGCGGACCGCGCTGACCCTGGGGGAGTCCGCCGGCGGCCCGGCGCCGCGGCTGGAGCGGCTGTCGACCCGCACGGTGGTGAGCATCGCGGCGGGCACGCTGGCGGCGTACCTGCTGATCGGCCAGCTCGGGCAGATCGACCTGCTGGGCGCGCTGCAGAAGGCGCAGCCGGGGTGGCTGGCGCTGGCGCTGCTGGGCTCGGCGATCACCTACGTCGGGTCGGCGCTGGCGCTGCAGGCGTTCGTGCCCGTCTCCCTGCCACTGGGGACGACGGCGCTGGTGCAGCTGGCGTCGTCCTTCCTCACGCTGGTGACCCCGCCGGCGGTCGGGCAGGTCGGGCTGAACCTGCGCTACCTGCAGCGGGCCTCGGTGCCGGTGGCCACCGCGGCGGCGGTCGTGGCGGTCAAGGAGTTCGTCACGGTGCTCGTGACGGTGCCGCTGCTCCTGCTCTGCGGCTGGCTGAGCGGGGTGTCGGCGTCCCGGCTGACCCTGCTGCCGAGCGGGGACGTGCTGTTCGTGCTGGGCGTGGTCGCCGCCGCGCTGGCGGTGCTGGTCGTCGTGCCGGTAACCCGTCGGCTGCTGCTGCGCCGGCTGCAGCCGTTGCTGCGCCAGACGCTCCCGCAGCTGATCGCGGCGGCCAGCGATCCGCGCCGGCTGGTGCTGGCGATCACCGGCGTGCTGGTGCTCAACGCCGGCTACGTGCTGGCGTTCGACGCGTCGCTGCGGGCGTTCGGCGCCTCCCTCGACCTGCCGACGCTCGTGGTCGTCTACCTCGCCGCCTCGGTGCTCGGGTCGGCCGCGCCGACGCCGGGCGGGCTCGGGGCCGTGGAGGCGGCGCTGGTCGGTGGCCTGACCGCCGTCGGCGTGCCGGTCGCCGCGGCGCTGCCCGCCGTCCTGGCCTTCCGGACGGCGACCTTCTGGCTGCCCGCGCCGCTCGGCTACCTCGCGATGATCGGGCTGCAGCGCCGCGGCCGGCTCTGA
- a CDS encoding SHOCT domain-containing protein → MGWFYGNGAHMTGWGWAAMTISSVLLLALLGTILLLLVRLGSRPVDRPAERRAPEQLLGERFARGEIDEDEYRRRLDVLAERRTPAP, encoded by the coding sequence ATGGGCTGGTTCTACGGCAACGGCGCCCACATGACCGGCTGGGGCTGGGCGGCCATGACCATCAGCAGCGTGCTGCTTCTGGCCCTGCTGGGGACGATCCTGCTGCTCCTCGTGCGGCTCGGGTCGCGGCCGGTCGACCGCCCGGCCGAGCGACGCGCACCGGAGCAGCTGCTCGGCGAGCGGTTCGCCCGCGGGGAGATCGACGAGGACGAGTACCGGCGCCGTCTCGACGTCCTGGCCGAACGGCGCACTCCGGCGCCCTGA
- a CDS encoding class I SAM-dependent DNA methyltransferase, which produces MPFTFMPFDPTDSFGPEVAATYDDQPRGDEEAAVARLAGLAGDGPVLELAIGTGRLALPLAATGLRVDGIELSAAMIERLRAKPGGAGLTVVQGDMATVELPDRYRLVFVAFNSLMNLITQDEQVQCVANAARHLTGDGVLVVENVVPDPMYGLRQDRDGVDQYVDASGIGPDGVRLEVGRFDRATQRVDKAHLRIGADGISMGPLALRYVWPSELDLMARLAGLRLRERHGGWAGEPFDGRSLRHVSVYARA; this is translated from the coding sequence GTGCCGTTCACCTTCATGCCGTTCGACCCGACCGACAGCTTCGGCCCGGAAGTCGCCGCCACCTACGACGACCAGCCGCGCGGCGACGAGGAGGCCGCGGTCGCCCGCCTGGCCGGACTCGCCGGCGACGGTCCGGTGCTCGAGCTCGCGATCGGCACCGGCCGGCTCGCCCTGCCCCTGGCCGCGACAGGCTTGCGCGTCGACGGGATCGAGCTCTCCGCGGCGATGATCGAGCGGCTGCGCGCCAAGCCCGGAGGCGCCGGGCTGACCGTCGTGCAGGGCGACATGGCGACCGTCGAGCTGCCCGACCGTTACCGGCTGGTCTTCGTCGCCTTCAACTCGCTGATGAACCTGATCACCCAGGACGAGCAGGTGCAGTGCGTGGCCAACGCCGCCCGGCACCTCACCGGCGACGGCGTCCTCGTCGTCGAGAACGTCGTCCCCGACCCGATGTACGGACTGCGGCAGGACCGCGACGGCGTCGACCAGTACGTCGACGCCTCCGGGATCGGCCCGGACGGCGTCCGGCTCGAGGTCGGGCGCTTCGACCGGGCCACCCAGCGCGTGGACAAGGCCCATCTCCGCATCGGCGCCGACGGGATCTCGATGGGACCGCTCGCGCTGCGCTACGTCTGGCCGAGCGAGCTCGACCTCATGGCCCGCCTCGCCGGGCTCCGGCTGAGGGAACGTCACGGCGGCTGGGCGGGCGAGCCGTTCGACGGGCGCAGCCTGCGCCACGTCTCGGTCTACGCGCGCGCCTGA
- a CDS encoding class I SAM-dependent methyltransferase, protein MQHYDVFAWFYEWGTEKLHGRHRREAIDLLDLKPGATVLDVPTGTGAGIPLLRSAVGATGRVVAVDYSPGMLARARSKVAKAGWDNVDLVEADARTLSRDLVGVDQVDAAICMLGLTVVPDWREVFQRVFDLVRPGGRIAVMDLYLDGKRTSGVANTYYRLLAQADSRRRVWEPLAEQADDVRTIDHDWFGGVARVVAGTKR, encoded by the coding sequence ATGCAGCACTACGACGTCTTCGCGTGGTTCTACGAGTGGGGCACCGAGAAGCTCCACGGCCGGCACCGGCGGGAGGCGATCGACCTCCTCGACCTGAAGCCGGGCGCGACCGTGCTCGACGTGCCGACCGGCACCGGCGCCGGCATCCCGCTGCTCCGCTCGGCCGTCGGCGCGACCGGACGGGTCGTTGCGGTCGACTACTCGCCGGGCATGCTCGCCCGGGCGCGGTCGAAGGTCGCGAAGGCGGGGTGGGACAACGTCGACCTCGTCGAGGCCGACGCCCGCACGCTCTCCCGCGACCTCGTCGGCGTCGACCAGGTGGACGCCGCGATCTGCATGCTCGGGCTCACCGTGGTGCCCGACTGGCGCGAGGTGTTCCAGCGCGTGTTCGACCTGGTGCGACCCGGTGGGCGCATCGCCGTCATGGACCTCTACCTCGACGGCAAGCGGACGAGCGGCGTCGCGAACACCTACTACCGCCTGCTCGCGCAGGCCGATTCACGCCGTCGCGTGTGGGAGCCGCTGGCCGAGCAGGCCGACGACGTCCGGACCATCGACCACGACTGGTTCGGCGGTGTCGCCAGGGTCGTCGCGGGGACGAAGCGCTGA
- a CDS encoding ATP-binding protein codes for MDQPQWQQCPPRQGAGQVLLWDGEPPSLSALSRMRSELRRATEADRPAGLDDDAIEDGLERLLLVFEELVSNGLRHGRAPIRVAVHATGCGWLLTVADGAGDRAPVPAVGRDAATGGHGLYMAARLASAHGWTRDGRGKTVWALIETTPACDPVPCLPGGRY; via the coding sequence ATGGACCAGCCGCAGTGGCAGCAGTGCCCCCCTCGACAGGGAGCTGGGCAGGTGCTGCTGTGGGACGGCGAGCCGCCGTCGCTGTCCGCGTTGAGCCGGATGCGGTCGGAGCTGCGCCGCGCCACCGAGGCGGACCGACCGGCCGGGCTCGACGACGACGCGATCGAGGACGGCCTCGAACGACTCCTGCTGGTGTTCGAGGAGCTGGTGTCCAACGGGCTCCGACACGGCCGGGCACCGATCCGCGTCGCGGTGCACGCCACCGGGTGCGGCTGGCTGCTCACCGTGGCCGACGGCGCCGGTGACCGCGCCCCCGTCCCGGCGGTCGGACGGGACGCCGCCACCGGGGGGCACGGCCTGTACATGGCGGCACGACTCGCGTCGGCGCACGGCTGGACCCGCGACGGCCGGGGCAAGACGGTGTGGGCGCTGATCGAAACGACCCCGGCCTGCGATCCCGTTCCCTGCCTACCGGGCGGCCGGTACTGA
- a CDS encoding PP2C family protein-serine/threonine phosphatase — MQKGLARQVLVASVVVVALTAGAATAVAVTANQLSDSQARLDDLAAAGRVESQLLTGYVDEETGLRGYLLTGGTTFLDPYQQAEAASPALTATLRSRWAAVDGPPDAITALETAHQNWIDYAQGQIALVQSGHVDEARTVAATSEGKELFDSIRQREQTLDSWLSSATSRVADRVGSLQQRLTVLLTATLAALLVLTVAGCVVLWRSVARPLVRLAEATRAVAGGNLSAELPVTGAPEMRSLAGDVTAMRDRLTADLHTTRRSLEALEQTGPAVSALRTALQPAGEHIAGVRIAGRLDPAEGVLAGDWYDTVALSPTRLGLVLGDVAGHGPSSAVFALRLKHSLITALRAGLEPGQALTGVCAELVGVPPGQFATAFVAVLDTERGTVSYANAGHPAGLLLGPLAESVQRPSPAVPIVAPHGPRSWLELPTTGPLLSSIVLGWAWNTATAPFRPGDLLLAYTDGVTETRDGHGTEFGIRGILDTVTAVGAEDGPRLVEAIAAASMRFGGNTARRDDHTVVCLQRTRSRPAVPVLAG; from the coding sequence GTGCAGAAGGGGCTGGCCCGGCAGGTGCTGGTGGCCAGCGTGGTCGTCGTGGCGCTGACAGCGGGGGCGGCGACCGCGGTCGCCGTCACGGCGAACCAGCTCAGCGACAGCCAGGCCCGGCTCGACGACCTCGCGGCCGCCGGGCGGGTGGAGTCGCAGCTGCTCACGGGGTACGTCGACGAGGAAACCGGGCTGCGGGGCTACCTGCTGACGGGAGGCACGACCTTCCTCGACCCGTACCAGCAGGCCGAGGCCGCGAGCCCGGCCCTGACGGCCACGCTGCGCTCCCGCTGGGCCGCCGTGGACGGCCCGCCCGACGCGATCACCGCGCTCGAGACCGCGCACCAGAACTGGATCGACTACGCGCAGGGCCAGATCGCGCTGGTCCAGAGCGGGCACGTCGACGAGGCACGCACGGTGGCCGCCACGAGCGAGGGCAAGGAGCTCTTCGACTCCATCCGCCAGCGTGAGCAGACCCTCGACTCCTGGCTGAGCAGCGCCACCTCGCGCGTCGCCGACCGCGTCGGTTCGCTCCAGCAGCGCCTCACCGTGCTGCTGACCGCGACACTGGCCGCGCTGCTGGTGCTCACGGTCGCCGGGTGCGTCGTGCTGTGGCGGTCCGTGGCGCGCCCGCTCGTGCGGCTCGCGGAAGCCACGCGCGCCGTCGCCGGGGGGAACCTCAGCGCCGAGCTGCCCGTCACCGGCGCGCCCGAGATGCGCAGCCTGGCCGGCGACGTGACCGCCATGCGCGACCGGCTGACCGCCGATCTGCACACCACCCGCCGCAGCCTCGAAGCCCTGGAGCAGACCGGCCCCGCGGTGTCGGCTCTGCGCACCGCGCTGCAGCCCGCCGGAGAACACATCGCCGGCGTGCGCATCGCCGGCCGGCTGGACCCGGCCGAGGGCGTGCTCGCCGGTGACTGGTACGACACCGTGGCCCTCTCCCCCACCCGCCTCGGCCTCGTGCTCGGCGACGTCGCCGGGCACGGACCGAGCAGCGCGGTCTTCGCCCTGCGGCTCAAGCACTCCCTGATCACCGCCTTGCGCGCCGGACTCGAGCCCGGGCAGGCGCTCACCGGTGTCTGCGCCGAGCTGGTCGGCGTCCCCCCTGGGCAGTTCGCCACCGCGTTCGTCGCCGTCCTCGACACCGAGCGCGGGACGGTGTCCTACGCCAACGCCGGGCACCCGGCCGGGCTGCTGCTGGGCCCCCTCGCCGAGAGCGTCCAGCGACCGTCACCCGCCGTCCCGATCGTGGCCCCGCACGGGCCGCGGTCATGGCTGGAGCTGCCGACCACCGGACCGCTGCTCTCCTCGATCGTGCTCGGCTGGGCGTGGAACACGGCCACCGCGCCGTTCCGGCCCGGCGACCTGCTCCTCGCCTACACCGACGGGGTCACCGAGACGCGGGACGGGCACGGGACCGAGTTCGGCATCCGCGGCATCCTCGACACCGTCACCGCCGTGGGCGCGGAGGACGGGCCCCGGCTGGTGGAGGCGATCGCCGCGGCCAGCATGCGCTTCGGCGGCAACACCGCCCGGCGGGACGACCACACCGTCGTCTGCCTCCAGCGCACCCGTTCCCGCCCGGCCGTCCCCGTCCTCGCCGGGTGA
- a CDS encoding leucine-rich repeat domain-containing protein — translation MRAIGAVLTLLLGLGACAAPSDPAKPIDQIFPDPALAACVAMAAGAPVTHTADLGELTQLHCDGLDAADHIHSLDGVEQLTALNVLDAPRNEISDLTPLHGLSHLNTLTLTDNQVTDLAPLEGLQLFDLGLSNNPISDLSPLEHTNTLNALGVAAARVTDIAPLADHDGLRTLDLSSNAITDVSPLAGLPALDTLRLSRNQITDPAPLGTIPTLLILDVWGNQISDVHGLAQAQLLQELQLGANPLTDLTPLLQVHTLVNLGLDDTDTTHVTGIEELRAAGVSVNGLA, via the coding sequence ATGAGAGCGATCGGCGCCGTCCTGACCCTGCTGCTCGGACTGGGCGCGTGCGCCGCACCCTCGGACCCGGCGAAGCCGATCGACCAGATCTTCCCCGACCCCGCACTGGCGGCGTGCGTGGCGATGGCGGCTGGGGCGCCCGTCACGCACACCGCCGACCTCGGCGAGCTCACGCAACTGCACTGCGACGGCCTCGACGCGGCAGACCACATCCACTCCCTCGACGGCGTCGAGCAGCTGACCGCCCTCAACGTCCTCGACGCGCCCCGCAACGAGATCAGCGACCTCACGCCCCTGCACGGGCTGTCGCACCTGAACACGCTGACCCTCACCGACAACCAGGTCACCGACCTGGCGCCCCTCGAGGGCCTGCAGCTGTTCGACCTCGGCCTCTCGAACAACCCCATCAGCGACCTCTCGCCGCTCGAGCACACGAACACGCTGAACGCGCTCGGCGTGGCCGCGGCCCGGGTCACCGACATCGCCCCTCTGGCCGATCACGACGGGCTCCGGACGCTCGACCTCTCGAGCAACGCGATCACCGACGTCTCGCCGCTGGCCGGGTTGCCCGCCTTGGACACGCTGCGGCTCTCGCGGAACCAGATCACCGACCCCGCGCCGCTCGGCACCATCCCGACGCTGCTGATCCTCGACGTCTGGGGCAACCAGATCTCCGACGTCCACGGGCTGGCCCAGGCGCAACTGCTCCAGGAGCTCCAGCTCGGCGCCAACCCGCTCACCGACCTGACGCCGCTGCTGCAGGTGCACACGCTGGTCAACCTCGGCCTGGACGACACCGACACGACGCACGTCACCGGCATCGAGGAGCTGCGGGCCGCCGGCGTGAGCGTCAACGGTCTGGCCTGA
- a CDS encoding amidohydrolase — translation MSTAVTVFRDLRPMGGPAVDLVVRDGVVAAGPAADGADVVDCRGLLALPSLVDAHIHPDKTSWGERWFSRRPVTTGIAGYAEQDVELSRGMDTPVAVRAGRLMAHAVARGTRAMRAHVDVAPPFGLDGVRGVAAARDELAHALTVQIVGFPQQGVYRAPGTAELLEEAAREGLIDLVGGIDPLGFDEASDAQLDLVFGLADRHGLGVDIHLHDTGEAGLLPLRGIIDRTRALGLQGQVTVSHAFCVPAADDVDRLADELAEAGISLTTVVPDVVRVLPVARLQRHGVRVGLGSDGVRDAWSPFGNADMLHRAHLLGLITRARVDEDLTACLVAAAHGGADVLGLPRADFTPGSPADFLLVDGECVPQVLVDLPPRALVVRAGRVIATGAPAPGAPGGRAGG, via the coding sequence ATGAGCACGGCCGTCACGGTGTTCCGCGATCTGCGCCCGATGGGCGGCCCCGCGGTCGACCTCGTCGTCCGCGACGGGGTCGTCGCCGCCGGTCCGGCGGCGGACGGGGCGGACGTCGTGGACTGCCGCGGGTTGCTGGCGCTGCCCTCGCTGGTCGATGCGCACATCCACCCGGACAAGACGTCGTGGGGAGAGCGGTGGTTCTCCCGCCGGCCGGTGACCACCGGGATCGCCGGGTACGCGGAGCAGGACGTCGAGCTCTCCCGGGGAATGGATACGCCGGTCGCCGTCCGGGCCGGCCGGCTGATGGCGCACGCGGTCGCCCGGGGCACGCGGGCGATGCGCGCCCACGTCGACGTCGCCCCGCCTTTCGGGCTGGACGGGGTGCGTGGCGTCGCCGCCGCGCGGGACGAGCTGGCGCACGCGCTGACCGTGCAGATCGTGGGCTTCCCGCAGCAGGGGGTGTACCGGGCGCCCGGCACCGCGGAGCTGCTGGAGGAGGCCGCCCGGGAGGGTCTTATCGACCTGGTGGGCGGCATCGACCCGCTGGGTTTCGACGAGGCGTCCGACGCCCAGCTCGACCTGGTCTTCGGCCTGGCCGACCGCCACGGGCTGGGGGTGGACATCCACCTGCACGACACCGGCGAGGCCGGGCTCCTCCCGCTGCGCGGCATCATCGACCGCACCCGCGCGCTCGGGCTTCAGGGCCAGGTAACGGTGAGCCACGCGTTCTGCGTCCCGGCCGCGGACGACGTCGACCGGCTCGCCGACGAGCTCGCCGAGGCCGGGATCAGCCTGACCACCGTGGTCCCCGACGTGGTGCGGGTGCTGCCCGTCGCCCGGCTGCAGCGGCACGGCGTCCGGGTGGGTCTCGGCTCCGACGGCGTCCGCGACGCGTGGAGCCCCTTCGGCAACGCCGACATGCTGCACCGGGCCCATCTGCTCGGGCTGATCACCCGCGCCCGGGTCGACGAGGACCTCACCGCCTGCCTCGTGGCCGCCGCCCACGGCGGTGCCGACGTGCTCGGCCTGCCCCGCGCCGACTTCACGCCCGGGTCGCCGGCCGACTTCCTGCTCGTCGACGGCGAGTGCGTGCCCCAGGTGCTCGTCGACCTCCCGCCCCGCGCGCTGGTCGTGCGCGCGGGCCGGGTCATCGCGACAGGCGCACCTGCGCCGGGGGCGCCGGGCGGGCGAGCAGGAGGATGA
- a CDS encoding VanZ family protein, which translates to MTPPTGPIPSGGVDYLAMFERAPSVPTTIAAGLLLAVLVAALVRRHRVLTFLTGAALAVVLGVTVVPSGGWSALHLVDDVPASILANVRPQASDFTAWTQTADGPLNVVLFVPLGLFLALLLRRPIRAVLLCVALSMAIECYQAALTTRVATFADVVANGVGAGIGALAAVVILLLARPAPPAQVRLSR; encoded by the coding sequence ATGACCCCGCCGACCGGGCCGATCCCGAGCGGCGGCGTCGACTACCTGGCGATGTTCGAGCGGGCGCCCTCCGTGCCGACGACGATCGCCGCCGGCCTCCTGCTCGCCGTCCTCGTCGCCGCGCTCGTCCGCCGGCACCGCGTGCTGACCTTCCTGACCGGCGCCGCGCTGGCCGTCGTCCTCGGGGTGACCGTCGTGCCCTCCGGCGGGTGGTCCGCGCTGCACCTGGTGGACGACGTGCCGGCGAGCATCCTGGCCAACGTCCGGCCTCAGGCCAGCGACTTCACCGCGTGGACGCAGACCGCCGACGGCCCGCTCAACGTCGTGCTGTTCGTGCCGCTCGGCCTCTTCCTCGCGCTGCTGCTGCGCCGACCGATCAGAGCGGTGCTGCTCTGCGTGGCGCTCTCGATGGCCATCGAGTGCTACCAGGCGGCGCTGACCACCCGGGTGGCGACGTTCGCCGACGTCGTCGCGAACGGGGTCGGCGCCGGCATCGGGGCGCTGGCCGCCGTCGTCATCCTCCTGCTCGCCCGCCCGGCGCCCCCGGCGCAGGTGCGCCTGTCGCGATGA
- a CDS encoding response regulator transcription factor: MRVLLADDEVLLADTVAEGLRKLAMAVDVCYDGAGAIERLGVNRYDVAVLDRDMPGATGDAVCRWAIDAKVGTRILLLTAASGIRDRVDGLSLGADDYLTKPFAFAELAARVQALARRPPVGTPPVLESAGVVLDEPKFRAFRDGRLLDLTPKEFAVLRVLLQADGAVVSAEELLEKAWDEHADPFTNAVRVAVMTLRRKLGDPPVIATVPRVGYRFGEISEA; the protein is encoded by the coding sequence GTGCGCGTCCTGCTCGCCGACGACGAGGTGCTGCTCGCCGACACCGTGGCCGAGGGGCTGCGCAAGCTCGCGATGGCCGTCGACGTCTGCTACGACGGCGCGGGGGCGATAGAGCGGCTCGGCGTCAACCGCTACGACGTCGCCGTCCTCGACCGGGACATGCCCGGCGCCACCGGCGACGCCGTCTGCCGCTGGGCGATCGACGCCAAGGTCGGCACCCGAATCCTGCTGCTCACCGCCGCGAGCGGGATCCGCGACCGCGTCGACGGGCTGTCCCTCGGTGCCGACGACTACCTGACCAAGCCGTTCGCCTTCGCCGAACTCGCGGCAAGGGTCCAGGCCCTCGCCAGACGGCCCCCCGTCGGCACTCCCCCGGTGCTCGAGAGCGCCGGCGTCGTCCTCGACGAGCCGAAGTTCCGGGCCTTCCGCGATGGTCGGCTGCTCGACCTCACGCCCAAGGAGTTCGCCGTCCTCCGCGTGCTTCTGCAGGCCGACGGCGCGGTGGTCAGCGCCGAGGAGCTGCTGGAGAAGGCCTGGGACGAGCACGCCGACCCCTTCACCAACGCGGTGCGGGTCGCCGTCATGACCCTGCGGCGCAAGCTCGGCGACCCGCCGGTGATCGCCACCGTCCCTCGCGTCGGCTACCGCTTCGGGGAGATAAGCGAGGCATAA
- a CDS encoding sensor histidine kinase, whose amino-acid sequence MRRISAFAPVPSVSVVLTPRRRAAIAVLVTWPLAYFWVDFFLTTVKGLVYYLRDTPPWPYCAGGAGWVSVTNSCSSYSPGLAVVELLVAVGLALAVAVLLARWVMQPVRALGETLGRFGPASLALRMPVDGGPSDETGRLGASLNAVLDRLAEGYEAQRRFAATASHELRTPLATQRALIEVSLAGSLTPEQLELLSRQLLATNERNEQLIDGLLTLAETDRGLVTTAPVPLDEVVPAAAEQFRAAAVAADVTLSVEAAPVTVMGERPLVERLVANLVTNAVKYNEPGGSVWVRVDDDGALTVENTGSVVPAELVNGLFEPFRRLSGERLVHSGGVGLGLTIVRSIAAAHDATVLAEARPNGGLRITVRFPARAVRLSAAPRVSVG is encoded by the coding sequence ATGCGTCGGATCTCCGCGTTCGCGCCGGTACCGTCGGTGAGCGTGGTGCTGACCCCGCGCCGGCGCGCTGCGATCGCCGTCCTGGTGACCTGGCCGCTGGCGTACTTCTGGGTCGACTTCTTCCTGACCACCGTCAAGGGGCTCGTCTACTACCTGCGCGACACCCCGCCCTGGCCGTACTGCGCCGGCGGTGCCGGCTGGGTCAGCGTCACCAACAGCTGCTCCTCGTACAGCCCGGGGCTGGCGGTGGTCGAGCTGCTGGTGGCTGTGGGTCTGGCGCTGGCCGTGGCGGTGCTGTTGGCGCGGTGGGTGATGCAGCCCGTGCGGGCGCTGGGGGAGACCCTGGGCCGGTTCGGTCCGGCCAGCCTGGCGCTGCGGATGCCGGTGGACGGCGGTCCTTCTGATGAGACCGGCCGGCTGGGTGCCTCGCTGAACGCGGTGCTGGACCGGTTGGCGGAGGGCTACGAGGCGCAGCGGCGTTTCGCAGCGACCGCGTCGCACGAGCTGCGGACCCCGCTGGCGACGCAGCGGGCGCTGATCGAGGTCTCGCTGGCGGGTTCGCTGACGCCTGAGCAGCTCGAGCTGCTGTCGCGCCAGTTGCTGGCGACGAACGAGCGCAACGAGCAGCTCATCGACGGCCTGCTCACCCTGGCTGAGACCGACCGCGGGCTGGTGACGACGGCGCCGGTGCCGCTCGACGAGGTCGTGCCGGCGGCGGCCGAGCAGTTCCGCGCGGCGGCTGTCGCCGCCGACGTGACGCTGTCGGTGGAGGCCGCGCCGGTGACGGTGATGGGGGAGCGGCCGCTGGTCGAGCGGCTCGTCGCGAACCTGGTCACCAACGCGGTGAAGTACAACGAGCCCGGTGGTTCCGTCTGGGTCCGGGTGGACGACGACGGCGCGCTGACCGTTGAGAACACCGGCTCCGTGGTGCCAGCTGAGCTGGTGAATGGACTGTTCGAGCCGTTCCGGCGGCTGTCCGGCGAGCGACTGGTGCACAGCGGCGGGGTCGGATTGGGCCTGACGATCGTGCGCTCGATCGCGGCCGCCCACGACGCCACGGTGCTTGCGGAGGCCCGTCCGAACGGCGGGCTCCGGATCACGGTCCGGTTCCCGGCTCGGGCGGTGCGCCTCTCGGCCGCACCGCGCGTAAGCGTGGGATGA